From one Rhodoferax sp. PAMC 29310 genomic stretch:
- the pbpC gene encoding penicillin-binding protein 1C gives MLLSRPISRPARPRPKGWASPARAIATVLIAACAGSAGATATFNEIKSAYTPSDTLILDRHGEVIHRLRTDATVRRGQWVALADISPALRTALVLSEDKRFFEHSGVDWQAVSAAAWANLWNTKTRGASTLTMQLAGLMDKDLKRGSSGRTVLQKMGQTVSAQMLEHQWRKDQILEAYLNLVPLKGELVGVDALSQTLFGKAAHGLDAREAAITAALVRAPNACSTVVAQRACQVLKAIQTGVTAADCTELDLFTLAMFQRRGFEPSEGIAPHVARQVVRAAQSDTGAVPTTLRTSLSAPLQRFAVQTLQQHLRELAGRHVEDGALVVLDNATGEVLAWVGSSGALSDAAEVDGVTALRQPGSTLKPFLYAQAIAERRITAASLLDDSGTQLQTASRLYIPQNYDRQFKGWVSTRTALAASLNVPAVRTLVMVSPDAFNKQLIALGLPLKETGDYYGYSLALGSAEVSLLSLTNAYRALSNGGRLGPTTLTPAAPPKAGQKKVMPNAAPPVLNPGTAFIVGNILSDPLARARTFGTDSVLATRFWSAVKTGTSKDMRDNWAMGFSQRYTVGVWVGNASGAPMWDVSGTSGAAPIWAVVMKHLHRSLPSLAPQPPAGVVQAAVRFSLPQSTAEPAEAARQEWFLRGTEQANFAINTEATPAGNTGARGLKGLKNSSRAIARITNPTTGTIIALDPGIPPSHQRVRFMAEGKNLRWVMDGKVFAKGSVAPWLPWPGRHVVQIINERGEVLDEVRLEVRGAGVKS, from the coding sequence ATGCTTTTGTCCCGCCCGATCAGCCGCCCTGCCCGCCCACGCCCCAAAGGCTGGGCGAGCCCGGCACGTGCAATTGCTACTGTATTAATAGCTGCTTGCGCAGGAAGCGCAGGGGCTACAGCCACTTTTAATGAAATAAAGTCGGCATACACCCCGTCTGACACGCTGATTCTGGACCGCCACGGGGAGGTGATCCACCGCTTGCGCACCGACGCCACCGTTCGACGGGGCCAGTGGGTGGCGCTGGCTGACATCTCCCCCGCCCTGCGCACGGCGCTGGTCTTGTCTGAGGACAAACGCTTTTTTGAGCACAGCGGGGTGGACTGGCAGGCGGTGTCCGCTGCCGCCTGGGCCAATCTGTGGAACACCAAAACCCGGGGCGCCAGCACCCTCACCATGCAGCTGGCCGGGCTGATGGACAAGGACTTGAAACGCGGGTCGAGTGGACGCACCGTGTTGCAAAAAATGGGCCAAACCGTGTCGGCCCAAATGCTGGAGCACCAGTGGCGCAAAGACCAAATTCTAGAGGCCTACCTGAACCTGGTGCCTTTGAAGGGCGAGTTGGTGGGCGTGGATGCGCTCAGCCAAACCCTGTTTGGCAAAGCCGCCCACGGGCTGGACGCACGCGAGGCCGCCATCACCGCCGCGCTGGTGCGCGCCCCCAATGCCTGCTCTACCGTGGTGGCGCAGCGCGCTTGCCAGGTGCTCAAAGCCATTCAAACCGGCGTCACGGCGGCCGACTGCACCGAGTTGGACCTGTTCACCCTGGCCATGTTTCAACGCCGAGGCTTTGAGCCCAGCGAAGGCATCGCCCCCCATGTAGCGCGCCAAGTGGTGCGGGCCGCGCAAAGCGACACGGGCGCCGTCCCCACCACTTTGCGCACCAGCCTAAGCGCCCCCCTGCAACGCTTTGCGGTGCAAACCCTGCAACAGCACTTGCGCGAACTCGCCGGCCGCCATGTGGAAGACGGCGCCCTGGTGGTGCTGGACAACGCCACCGGCGAGGTGTTGGCCTGGGTCGGCTCATCTGGCGCCCTGAGCGACGCGGCCGAGGTTGACGGCGTCACCGCCCTGCGCCAGCCCGGCTCCACGCTAAAACCCTTTTTGTACGCCCAGGCCATTGCCGAGCGGCGCATCACTGCCGCGTCTTTGTTGGACGACTCGGGCACCCAACTGCAAACCGCCAGCAGGCTCTACATTCCGCAAAACTACGACCGCCAGTTCAAAGGCTGGGTATCCACCCGCACAGCACTGGCGGCTTCGCTGAACGTGCCAGCCGTGCGCACACTGGTCATGGTCTCGCCCGACGCATTTAACAAACAACTGATCGCGCTGGGTCTGCCGCTCAAAGAAACTGGCGACTATTACGGCTACAGCCTGGCACTGGGCAGCGCCGAGGTGTCCCTGCTGTCACTCACCAACGCCTACCGGGCCCTGAGCAACGGCGGCCGACTGGGCCCCACCACCCTCACCCCCGCCGCGCCGCCCAAAGCCGGTCAAAAGAAGGTGATGCCCAACGCCGCGCCCCCGGTGCTCAACCCCGGCACCGCTTTCATCGTGGGTAATATCTTATCTGACCCCCTGGCCCGCGCCCGAACCTTCGGCACCGACAGCGTCTTGGCCACCCGCTTTTGGAGCGCCGTCAAAACCGGCACCAGCAAAGACATGCGCGACAACTGGGCCATGGGGTTCTCCCAGCGCTACACGGTTGGCGTCTGGGTCGGCAACGCCAGTGGCGCCCCCATGTGGGATGTGAGCGGCACCAGCGGCGCCGCGCCTATTTGGGCCGTCGTGATGAAGCACCTGCACCGAAGTCTGCCCAGCCTCGCGCCCCAACCGCCAGCCGGGGTCGTGCAGGCCGCCGTTCGTTTCTCCCTGCCCCAGAGCACCGCCGAACCGGCCGAGGCCGCGCGCCAGGAATGGTTTTTGCGCGGAACCGAGCAAGCCAACTTTGCTATCAATACAGAAGCTACTCCCGCAGGTAATACGGGCGCCAGAGGCCTAAAAGGCTTAAAAAACTCATCTCGAGCCATCGCCCGTATCACCAACCCCACCACCGGCACCATCATCGCCCTAGACCCCGGCATTCCCCCCAGTCACCAACGGGTGCGCTTCATGGCTGAGGGAAAAAACCTGCGCTGGGTCATGGACGGCAAAGTCTTCGCCAAAGGCTCGGTCGCCCCGTGGCTACCCTGGCCCGGCCGCCATGTGGTGCAAATCATCAACGAACGTGGTGAGGTGCTGGACGAAGTGCGGTTGGAAGTGCGCGGGGCGGGGGTCAAGAGCTAG
- a CDS encoding GlxA family transcriptional regulator, with product MAPIDFGYLLIPQFSMLSLSGVLEPLRMANRMAGKELYRWWLLSPDDQPVEASNGIAITPTSRLSDTIQFDTLIVVAGIDAERQCNSDTKRWLRRHAENGVTMGATSVGTVFLAQSGLLNGYRCTIHWEHIDGFREEFPSLNVTDELYEIDGRRITCSGGSAGLDMMMNLIEQRHGHNLATSVAEQCIHPEIRKSQASQRLSLRNRLNVTNPRLLNAIESMQRHIEDTLNCDQIASQAGLSIRQLDRLFKENIGVTPARFYMDLRLKRANALLTQSAITLTEVQMACGFLTRSHFIRCYREKFGYPPSVERSREVIRNTSPASEG from the coding sequence ATGGCACCAATTGATTTTGGATATTTGTTAATACCGCAGTTTTCGATGCTCTCGCTGTCAGGTGTGCTTGAGCCATTGCGTATGGCCAATCGAATGGCCGGCAAAGAACTTTACAGGTGGTGGTTACTATCGCCTGACGATCAGCCCGTCGAAGCCAGCAATGGAATCGCGATTACTCCTACTTCTCGATTGAGTGACACCATTCAATTTGATACGCTGATCGTTGTTGCTGGGATTGACGCTGAACGCCAATGCAATTCGGATACCAAAAGATGGCTTCGCAGACACGCAGAGAATGGCGTCACCATGGGAGCGACGTCTGTTGGAACCGTATTTTTGGCTCAGTCTGGGCTGCTCAATGGTTATCGATGCACTATTCACTGGGAGCATATCGATGGATTTCGAGAGGAATTTCCTTCGCTTAATGTGACCGATGAGCTCTATGAAATCGACGGACGTCGAATTACCTGCTCGGGAGGTTCAGCTGGCCTTGACATGATGATGAACCTGATCGAACAACGACATGGGCATAACCTGGCCACGTCTGTTGCGGAACAATGCATACACCCGGAAATTAGAAAGTCTCAAGCAAGTCAGCGCCTGTCATTGCGCAATCGCCTAAACGTCACCAATCCGCGCCTGCTCAATGCGATTGAAAGCATGCAACGGCATATCGAAGACACCCTGAATTGCGACCAGATTGCCAGTCAAGCAGGCCTTTCAATTAGGCAACTGGACCGCCTATTCAAAGAGAATATCGGGGTCACACCTGCTCGCTTCTACATGGACTTGAGATTGAAGCGGGCGAATGCTTTGCTGACGCAGTCAGCCATCACGCTGACCGAGGTGCAAATGGCGTGTGGATTTTTGACAAGATCACATTTCATTAGATGCTATCGCGAAAAATTTGGGTATCCACCTTCCGTAGAAAGGAGTCGTGAAGTAATTCGTAACACATCACCAGCTAGTGAAGGCTAG
- a CDS encoding MmgE/PrpD family protein — translation MPPLPVNDASTLTKFIHGLVFADLPPEVVKQSVRCMVDLCGVAAGGSSTALSNIARNHAAEHFGTNSVGARMLFDGRRVSMPGAALAGGMTIDSLDAHDGHVLTKGHVGVTVLPALLALADLGHVRYGQEFLCALVLGYEVATRAGIALHETACDYHTSGAWNALGAAALGARFLALNPAETLEALGIAEYHGPRSQMMRCIDHPTMVKDGSGWGAMAGMSAALLAKSGFTGAPALTAQEERVAHLWADLGTRWYILEQYFKPYPVCRWAQPAVEAALALQREHGIPVDRIARVEVTTFHQAARLATRSPRSTEAAQYSLPFSVAISLARGSLGADEVNVSSLTDAEALRLSSGMLLKEDAEFNAHFPAQRWARVSFELLDGTLLHSEAHTARGDPESMLSATEIEEKFLTLATPIVGLAKARLILKEVESLGHQKSDMSALLDLVLNER, via the coding sequence ATGCCACCTTTACCGGTCAATGATGCTTCGACCCTGACCAAGTTCATACACGGATTGGTCTTCGCGGACCTTCCTCCAGAGGTTGTCAAACAATCCGTTCGCTGCATGGTCGACCTGTGTGGTGTTGCAGCAGGAGGGAGTTCAACGGCGCTGTCGAATATCGCGCGCAACCATGCCGCTGAACATTTTGGAACCAACTCTGTCGGCGCGCGGATGCTTTTTGACGGGCGCCGAGTCAGCATGCCTGGGGCTGCCCTCGCTGGCGGCATGACCATTGATAGTCTTGACGCCCATGATGGACATGTCCTGACGAAAGGGCATGTTGGTGTCACCGTGCTGCCTGCGTTATTGGCTTTGGCAGACCTAGGGCACGTTCGCTATGGTCAGGAGTTTTTGTGCGCACTGGTTCTTGGCTATGAAGTCGCGACCCGCGCAGGCATTGCCTTGCACGAAACGGCCTGCGACTACCATACGTCGGGTGCGTGGAACGCCCTTGGGGCGGCCGCATTGGGGGCACGTTTTTTGGCACTCAACCCGGCCGAAACATTGGAGGCGCTTGGAATCGCCGAGTACCACGGTCCCAGAAGTCAGATGATGCGCTGCATTGATCATCCGACCATGGTCAAGGATGGCTCGGGGTGGGGCGCAATGGCCGGAATGTCGGCGGCACTATTGGCCAAATCCGGTTTCACCGGCGCACCTGCGTTGACGGCACAGGAAGAGCGAGTGGCTCACCTATGGGCAGATCTTGGGACTCGCTGGTACATCCTGGAACAGTATTTCAAGCCTTATCCAGTCTGCCGTTGGGCTCAACCCGCGGTCGAGGCGGCATTGGCACTTCAACGCGAGCATGGGATCCCGGTAGATCGTATAGCCCGAGTGGAGGTCACCACCTTCCATCAGGCGGCCCGACTCGCTACCCGATCCCCCCGGAGCACGGAGGCGGCGCAGTACAGTCTTCCGTTCAGCGTCGCCATTTCGCTGGCAAGGGGGAGCCTGGGCGCTGATGAAGTGAATGTATCGTCGCTGACTGACGCCGAAGCGCTTCGGCTGTCGTCCGGCATGCTATTAAAGGAAGACGCTGAGTTCAATGCTCACTTTCCTGCGCAGCGATGGGCTAGGGTGTCGTTCGAATTGCTTGACGGAACACTGCTTCACTCAGAGGCTCATACGGCACGGGGCGACCCAGAGAGTATGCTAAGCGCGACGGAAATTGAAGAAAAATTCTTAACTCTTGCCACCCCAATTGTCGGGTTGGCGAAGGCGAGATTAATATTGAAAGAAGTGGAATCTCTTGGCCACCAAAAAAGCGACATGTCTGCGCTTCTGGATCTTGTTTTGAACGAAAGATGA
- a CDS encoding crotonase/enoyl-CoA hydratase family protein — protein MNDPVIYEQQGHVVTLTLNRPETRNPISDPDMIDALEQAIDRINGDISVRAIILTGTGTSFSSGGNVKHMRDKTGMFGGSPVEVRDGYRRGIQRIPKALYNIEVPTIAAVNGPAIGAGCDLACMCDMRIASKQAMFAESFVKVGIIPGDGGAWFLPRAVGLSRAYQMAFTGEAIDAQTALSWGLVSEVVTPEDLMKSAFDLASRIAVNPPHVLRMTKRLMREAQHMNLDSLLELSASMQALAHHTEDHKEAVSAMLEKRDATFTGQ, from the coding sequence ATGAACGATCCGGTAATTTATGAACAACAAGGCCATGTCGTTACATTGACACTCAATCGGCCAGAGACCCGCAACCCGATCTCTGACCCTGACATGATCGATGCGCTGGAGCAAGCTATCGACAGAATCAATGGCGACATCTCGGTTCGGGCGATAATTTTGACCGGAACTGGCACATCGTTCTCATCTGGCGGAAATGTCAAACACATGCGGGACAAAACCGGCATGTTTGGCGGCTCGCCAGTTGAGGTTAGAGACGGTTACCGTCGTGGAATACAGAGGATTCCCAAAGCGCTCTACAACATTGAGGTGCCCACCATTGCGGCTGTCAATGGTCCAGCGATTGGCGCAGGATGTGATCTCGCCTGTATGTGTGATATGCGGATCGCGTCGAAACAGGCCATGTTCGCCGAGAGTTTCGTCAAGGTAGGCATCATTCCAGGCGACGGGGGGGCATGGTTTCTGCCTCGCGCCGTTGGATTGTCGAGAGCGTATCAAATGGCTTTCACGGGAGAGGCCATTGACGCGCAGACTGCCTTGAGTTGGGGCTTGGTGTCAGAAGTCGTCACCCCTGAAGACCTGATGAAGTCAGCATTTGACTTGGCCTCCCGGATAGCCGTCAACCCACCGCATGTTTTGCGAATGACCAAACGTTTGATGCGTGAGGCGCAGCACATGAACCTTGACAGCCTGCTGGAGTTGTCGGCGTCGATGCAGGCACTGGCTCACCATACGGAAGACCACAAAGAGGCCGTGTCGGCGATGTTGGAGAAGCGTGATGCCACCTTTACCGGTCAATGA
- a CDS encoding class I adenylate-forming enzyme family protein, which translates to MNIASILTRAVDRYPNREALVFGSKRWTYAEWNRRINRFAQALTELGVRPFDRVAIYLSTDEASVTSYFACQKIGAVVVPMNFRLAAGEVSHILRDSGARLLIYSHALEANVLLAKLAVRSVHDFIAVAGNGASLPEQHFLFETLAEQGDGNVEPGYSAEPDHLSALVYTSGTTGRAKGVMHTHANDVAIAMNCVMEYGIAPTDRALHIAPLYHVGGMQAFFMPHMFVGATNVVEGRYQALTTLEIIEKERITTLFAVPTQIQEVLFEPRFKDFKVSSLRLITTGGAAIAAATMERVLKEFCPNLYNGYGMTEASLTLLLHPRDALSKLGSCGKPTLISNVRIVPVALGRDVHPEESVACNEIGQLIVQGPQMMSGYWNNRPETDKKIKNGWLYTSDLFSRDEDGYFTFHGRADDMIVSGGENIYPREVEEVLYRCAGVKEAAVVGLPDEKWGSAVTAFIVRSDSSLTREAVDDFCKTSGLIAAFKRPRRIEFVDELPINPSGKVLKRELLSRFSTMEKS; encoded by the coding sequence ATGAACATAGCATCCATCTTGACACGCGCGGTTGACCGTTATCCCAACCGGGAGGCCTTGGTTTTCGGCTCGAAACGCTGGACCTATGCTGAGTGGAATCGGCGAATCAATCGCTTTGCACAGGCTTTGACGGAGCTTGGAGTTCGCCCGTTTGATCGGGTCGCCATCTACCTCAGCACCGATGAAGCCTCGGTGACCTCTTACTTTGCCTGCCAGAAAATTGGTGCCGTTGTTGTGCCCATGAATTTTCGGCTAGCCGCAGGTGAGGTCTCCCATATCCTAAGAGACTCAGGCGCTCGTCTGCTTATCTATAGCCATGCGCTGGAGGCCAACGTATTGCTCGCGAAGCTAGCGGTCCGCAGCGTACATGACTTTATTGCCGTGGCGGGTAATGGGGCATCACTGCCTGAGCAACATTTCCTTTTTGAAACACTCGCTGAGCAGGGCGATGGCAACGTGGAGCCGGGCTACAGCGCGGAACCCGATCACCTCTCTGCGCTGGTGTACACATCCGGCACAACAGGGCGGGCAAAAGGAGTCATGCACACCCATGCCAACGACGTGGCGATCGCGATGAATTGCGTCATGGAATACGGCATTGCACCAACCGACCGCGCGCTTCACATCGCGCCGCTCTATCACGTTGGGGGTATGCAAGCCTTCTTTATGCCGCATATGTTTGTTGGGGCTACCAATGTGGTGGAAGGTCGTTATCAGGCATTGACCACACTCGAAATTATTGAGAAAGAACGAATTACGACCTTGTTTGCTGTACCGACTCAGATTCAAGAAGTGCTCTTTGAACCCAGGTTTAAGGACTTCAAGGTGTCGTCCCTTCGCTTGATTACCACGGGTGGCGCGGCCATTGCCGCGGCGACGATGGAGCGTGTGCTGAAAGAGTTTTGTCCCAACCTGTACAACGGTTACGGGATGACAGAAGCTAGCCTGACTTTGCTCCTGCACCCCAGAGATGCCCTTTCCAAGCTGGGGTCATGTGGCAAGCCAACGCTGATATCGAACGTCAGGATCGTTCCGGTTGCCCTAGGGCGAGACGTACATCCCGAAGAAAGCGTTGCTTGTAATGAGATTGGCCAACTCATCGTTCAGGGCCCGCAAATGATGTCAGGGTATTGGAACAACCGACCGGAGACTGACAAAAAGATCAAGAATGGGTGGCTGTATACCAGTGACCTTTTCAGTCGTGATGAAGACGGGTATTTCACGTTTCATGGGCGTGCTGACGACATGATCGTCTCTGGCGGCGAAAACATCTACCCCCGTGAAGTCGAGGAAGTGTTGTATCGCTGTGCCGGTGTCAAAGAGGCTGCGGTGGTTGGCCTCCCCGATGAGAAATGGGGCAGCGCCGTCACAGCATTTATCGTCAGGTCTGATTCTTCGTTGACTCGCGAGGCAGTCGACGACTTCTGTAAAACGAGTGGCTTGATCGCGGCTTTCAAGCGCCCACGCCGAATTGAGTTTGTCGATGAACTACCAATTAATCCAAGTGGCAAAGTTCTCAAGAGAGAGCTGCTAAGCCGCTTCAGCACAATGGAGAAATCATGA
- a CDS encoding acyl-CoA dehydrogenase family protein produces MKDFLLSTQDGQFRSDARDFLQRELGPRAAAIEDREEWGEVKAVIKALGEGGYLKLMFQDLYQGSLSAPGLTHAVILSEEAAALSYAFETTIATATSCAYPLHRYAQPEVRDQYLAGIVNGSEIGAICVTEQNVGSDSAGMQTTIVFDSATNEWVINGFKRYISNASVADTYIVYGISNPDVAPQKGMSAIVVPKGTKGIRFPRTYNFMGRRGCIVGEVEFTNCRVPANHLLGQVNEGFKIMLSMFNFERVILGGSGLGVARSAFEIARRHAQQRVSFGQKLGCKQLIWNSISEMSWRIDAAELITYRAAKLYDSGHLSPKELMKPASMAKLCSTEAATFCADATVQILGGDGLTKQFGRAEQIYRDARALTIVGGTTEMVKYLIASVDLPEIKINL; encoded by the coding sequence ATGAAGGATTTCTTGTTGTCGACGCAGGACGGCCAGTTTCGGTCCGATGCGCGCGACTTTCTGCAGCGCGAACTCGGCCCACGCGCCGCCGCGATTGAAGATCGCGAGGAGTGGGGTGAGGTCAAGGCCGTTATCAAGGCCCTAGGTGAAGGCGGCTACCTTAAATTGATGTTCCAAGACCTCTACCAGGGTAGTCTTAGCGCACCCGGTTTGACCCATGCCGTCATTTTGTCGGAAGAAGCGGCGGCTCTTAGCTATGCGTTTGAAACAACCATTGCCACGGCCACATCGTGCGCCTACCCCCTTCATCGGTATGCGCAACCTGAAGTGAGGGATCAGTATCTTGCGGGCATCGTCAATGGCAGCGAGATCGGCGCCATTTGCGTCACTGAGCAAAATGTGGGCTCGGACAGCGCGGGTATGCAAACCACGATCGTGTTTGATTCGGCCACGAATGAATGGGTCATTAACGGGTTTAAACGCTACATCTCAAACGCCTCCGTCGCCGACACCTACATCGTTTACGGGATCAGCAATCCCGATGTGGCACCGCAAAAAGGCATGAGTGCCATCGTGGTCCCCAAGGGGACGAAAGGGATTCGATTTCCTCGAACCTACAACTTCATGGGTCGACGGGGCTGCATCGTCGGCGAGGTGGAATTCACCAATTGCCGGGTTCCGGCCAATCACTTGCTGGGTCAAGTCAACGAAGGTTTCAAGATCATGTTGAGCATGTTCAACTTTGAACGTGTGATTCTGGGGGGCTCCGGCCTGGGGGTTGCGCGATCGGCTTTTGAAATCGCTCGGCGCCACGCTCAACAACGAGTTAGCTTTGGCCAGAAGTTGGGGTGTAAGCAGCTCATCTGGAACAGTATTTCTGAAATGAGCTGGCGAATTGACGCCGCTGAACTGATCACCTACCGAGCAGCAAAGCTCTACGACTCCGGCCATCTCTCCCCCAAGGAGCTGATGAAGCCGGCGTCAATGGCGAAACTTTGCTCCACTGAAGCAGCCACCTTTTGCGCTGATGCAACGGTGCAGATATTGGGTGGCGACGGGCTGACCAAACAGTTTGGTAGAGCTGAGCAAATCTACAGAGACGCCCGGGCTCTGACCATCGTTGGCGGGACCACTGAAATGGTCAAGTACCTGATCGCCAGCGTTGATCTGCCAGAAATAAAAATCAATCTATAG
- a CDS encoding nitrilase-related carbon-nitrogen hydrolase, translating into MSIQSRIKVAVAQTDCVLGDLAHNLEFHLKFIDEARVQGVKLLLFPELSLTGYRLEDSVVEMAMSRDDPLVLQIAEASQGIDVIFGFVEEGLAAQLYNSMAAVRDGKVVFVHRKLNLPSYGNLDEGKLFAGGRYVETLPIEGPWNAGVLTCADLWNPALVHLAMLHGATILIAPVNSALGAVGGDFSNPEGWDLAIRFYSMMYGLPVMFANRLGHEGDAFFWGGSRILDPYGKALAQASDDWVGLVTAELDFADVRRARFLLPTVRDSNLSLVQREIDRLAQRIGMPPTTQR; encoded by the coding sequence ATGTCGATTCAATCTCGCATCAAGGTAGCTGTCGCTCAAACAGACTGCGTCTTGGGAGACCTCGCCCACAACCTCGAGTTTCACTTGAAATTCATCGACGAAGCGAGAGTCCAAGGCGTCAAATTGCTGCTTTTCCCCGAGTTGTCACTGACGGGGTATCGGCTTGAAGACAGCGTCGTGGAGATGGCGATGAGCCGCGATGATCCCCTTGTTTTGCAGATTGCCGAGGCTTCTCAGGGTATTGATGTGATTTTCGGGTTCGTAGAGGAAGGGCTTGCAGCCCAACTCTATAACTCCATGGCCGCAGTCCGTGACGGAAAGGTTGTGTTTGTTCATCGAAAACTCAACCTTCCTAGCTATGGAAACCTCGATGAAGGAAAGCTTTTTGCGGGGGGGCGCTACGTCGAAACACTACCCATTGAAGGCCCGTGGAACGCCGGCGTTTTGACCTGTGCTGACCTCTGGAATCCTGCCCTCGTTCACCTAGCAATGTTGCATGGTGCGACCATTCTCATTGCGCCCGTCAATTCGGCGCTTGGGGCGGTTGGCGGAGACTTTTCAAATCCCGAGGGATGGGATCTTGCCATTCGTTTCTACTCAATGATGTACGGACTCCCCGTCATGTTTGCCAACCGGCTCGGTCATGAAGGGGACGCGTTTTTCTGGGGGGGGTCTCGCATTCTTGACCCTTATGGAAAGGCGTTGGCGCAAGCCAGTGACGATTGGGTTGGCCTTGTGACGGCTGAACTCGATTTCGCTGACGTACGACGGGCACGTTTTCTATTGCCAACGGTGCGTGACAGCAATTTGAGCCTCGTGCAGCGCGAGATAGATCGGCTGGCACAACGAATCGGCATGCCGCCGACAACACAACGGTAA
- a CDS encoding glycine betaine ABC transporter substrate-binding protein: protein MKFSKLIRTATALALGFAAISATAADPIVVGGKNFTEQQIMAEMTGQLLTAKGYKVDVRAGMGSAVLRQAQENGQVDVYWEYTGTSLITYNKVEEKMSAEKTYAMVKELDAKKNLVWLNPSKANNTYALAMRKADVQAKGINSLSKLASAIKAGQKLSFASNAEFAARSDGLKPLQEAYGFEFPRADVKRMDSGLTYQALRDKQVDIALVFATDGRIPAFDFVVLEDDKNYFPAYALTPVIRKATLDANPKIADLLNALSSKLDDAVMSRLNASVDVDRKTIRDVAEGFLKSSGIL from the coding sequence ATGAAATTCTCGAAACTTATTCGTACCGCAACCGCATTGGCGCTCGGCTTCGCAGCAATATCCGCAACTGCGGCAGACCCGATTGTGGTCGGTGGTAAAAATTTCACCGAGCAACAAATCATGGCCGAAATGACAGGTCAGCTCTTGACTGCGAAGGGTTATAAAGTTGACGTTCGAGCCGGCATGGGAAGCGCCGTTCTTCGTCAAGCGCAAGAAAATGGGCAGGTTGACGTCTATTGGGAATACACCGGCACATCTCTCATTACTTACAACAAAGTTGAAGAGAAAATGTCGGCTGAAAAGACCTACGCCATGGTCAAAGAACTGGATGCCAAAAAGAACCTCGTTTGGCTGAACCCATCCAAAGCCAACAATACCTATGCCTTGGCCATGCGTAAAGCGGACGTTCAGGCAAAGGGCATCAATTCACTGAGTAAGCTGGCGTCCGCCATCAAAGCGGGACAAAAACTGTCTTTTGCATCAAATGCCGAGTTCGCTGCACGCAGTGATGGCTTGAAGCCCCTCCAAGAAGCCTATGGTTTTGAGTTTCCGAGAGCCGATGTCAAACGAATGGACTCTGGTTTAACTTACCAGGCGCTGCGCGACAAGCAAGTTGATATCGCTTTGGTCTTCGCTACAGACGGTCGAATTCCGGCCTTCGATTTTGTCGTCCTGGAAGACGATAAAAATTACTTTCCTGCCTATGCTTTGACGCCTGTCATCCGCAAGGCGACGTTGGATGCAAACCCCAAAATTGCAGACTTGCTGAATGCACTCTCTTCCAAGTTGGATGACGCGGTGATGTCTCGCCTCAATGCTTCAGTCGATGTTGATCGAAAAACCATTCGCGATGTCGCCGAAGGATTCCTCAAGTCCTCGGGAATTCTCTAA